From the Deferrivibrio essentukiensis genome, the window GTACTATTCATAAACAGATATTTGAGGATTTTTTAAAAATAAAATTTGCTACATTAAAAATTATTCAAAATTATCCGTTTATCCTATAAATAGGAAATAAAAATAAAGGGAGGCAGTATGGAAAAATTGTCAGCATTGGAAAATTTATTGCAGTATAAAGAGCTGTTAAATGAAAATTACTCTAAAGATATTAAAGAATTGATTGAGGCAATTTTGGATTATCATAAGTCGATTTGTATATCGGAGCTTGCAAGGTATGGTGTTACTGAAGATGATTATATGGAAATGGATAAAAGGAGGACTACTGCTCACAATGCACTTA encodes:
- a CDS encoding DUF3232 domain-containing protein translates to MEKLSALENLLQYKELLNENYSKDIKELIEAILDYHKSICISELARYGVTEDDYMEMDKRRTTAHNALINKLKIIIRKINQDEDIKGTNIYSYAPDTLNNRVAVADWSIELISEILKKRAK